A window of the Streptomyces sp. NBC_00250 genome harbors these coding sequences:
- a CDS encoding YidC/Oxa1 family membrane protein insertase, with the protein MSVILSAFGSLVERLADLLQPLFATTATAAAIVLFTMLVRLAIHPLSRASARGQKARTRIAPELAALRKKHAKNPERLRKAVTELHAREKVSPFAGILPSLLQAPAFLLMYHLFAGDRMAGHTLLAAPLGDHWADALSHGGVLGPAGRVYLVLFALVAAVATFTYRRTKAQLAAQPLDLGQPTPGAGAIAKVMPLLSFATLITVAVVPLAAALYVVTSTTWTAVERALLFRERGEKERSAPVATRA; encoded by the coding sequence TTGTCCGTCATCCTTTCCGCCTTCGGCTCCCTGGTCGAGCGGCTCGCCGACCTGCTCCAGCCGCTCTTCGCCACCACCGCCACGGCCGCCGCGATCGTCCTCTTCACGATGCTCGTACGGCTCGCGATCCATCCGCTGTCCCGGGCCTCGGCCCGTGGCCAGAAGGCGCGCACCCGGATCGCGCCGGAGCTCGCCGCGCTCCGCAAGAAGCACGCGAAGAACCCCGAGCGGCTGCGGAAGGCGGTGACGGAGCTGCACGCGCGGGAGAAGGTCTCGCCGTTCGCCGGGATCCTGCCCAGCCTGCTCCAGGCGCCCGCGTTCCTGCTCATGTACCACCTGTTCGCCGGCGACCGGATGGCCGGGCACACCCTCCTCGCCGCCCCGCTCGGCGACCACTGGGCCGACGCCCTCTCGCACGGCGGTGTCCTCGGCCCGGCCGGACGGGTCTACCTCGTCCTCTTCGCGCTCGTCGCCGCCGTCGCCACGTTCACGTACCGGCGCACGAAGGCGCAGCTCGCCGCCCAGCCCCTCGACCTGGGGCAGCCCACACCGGGTGCGGGTGCCATCGCCAAGGTGATGCCGCTGCTCTCCTTCGCCACCCTGATCACGGTCGCCGTCGTCCCCCTCGCCGCCGCCCTCTACGTCGTCACCAGCACCACCTGGACCGCCGTCGAACGGGCCCTTCTCTTCCGGGAGCGGGGCGAGAAGGAGCGGTCCGCGCCCGTTGCTACTCGCGCGTAA
- a CDS encoding fumarylacetoacetate hydrolase family protein codes for MKLLRVGPPGAERPALLDRDGTLRDLSALVDDIDGSLLADASALDRVRAAAGAGVLPALDATGLRVGPPVARIGKVVCIGLNYHGHAAETGQATPAEPVVFLKAADTVVGPDDTVLVPRGSVKTDWEVELAIVIGRTARYLETDEEALAHVAGYAVAHDVSEREFQIERGGTWDKGKNCETFNPLGPWLVTADEVPDPQALGLRLWVNGELKQDGHTSDQIFPVAEVVRYVSRFMTLYPGDIINTGTPAGVAMGQPEPKPYLRPGDVVELEVDGLGRQRQELKGA; via the coding sequence ATGAAGCTGCTGCGTGTCGGCCCGCCGGGAGCCGAGCGTCCCGCCCTGCTCGACCGGGACGGGACGCTTCGCGACCTGTCCGCGCTGGTCGACGACATCGACGGCAGTCTGCTCGCCGACGCCTCCGCCCTCGACCGGGTACGGGCGGCCGCCGGTGCCGGTGTGCTGCCCGCGCTCGACGCGACCGGGCTGCGCGTCGGCCCGCCCGTCGCCCGGATCGGCAAGGTCGTGTGCATCGGGCTGAACTACCACGGGCACGCCGCCGAGACCGGCCAGGCCACCCCCGCCGAGCCCGTCGTCTTCCTCAAGGCCGCCGACACCGTCGTCGGCCCGGACGACACCGTGCTCGTGCCGCGCGGCTCGGTGAAGACCGACTGGGAGGTGGAGCTCGCCATCGTCATCGGCCGCACCGCCCGCTACCTGGAGACCGACGAGGAGGCCCTCGCGCACGTCGCCGGGTACGCCGTCGCCCACGACGTCTCCGAGCGCGAGTTCCAGATCGAGCGCGGCGGCACCTGGGACAAGGGCAAGAACTGCGAGACCTTCAACCCCCTCGGCCCCTGGCTGGTCACCGCCGACGAAGTGCCCGACCCGCAGGCGCTCGGCCTCCGGCTCTGGGTCAACGGCGAGCTCAAGCAGGACGGGCACACCTCGGACCAGATCTTCCCGGTCGCCGAGGTCGTCCGGTACGTCAGCCGGTTCATGACCCTCTACCCGGGCGACATCATCAACACCGGCACGCCCGCGGGCGTCGCCATGGGGCAGCCGGAGCCCAAGCCGTACCTGCGCCCCGGTGACGTCGTCGAGCTGGAGGTCGACGGGCTCGGCCGGCAGCGCCAGGAGCTCAAGGGCGCCTGA
- a CDS encoding heme-degrading domain-containing protein, with amino-acid sequence MNDREVSELEAQEARLVLPRFTYEDAWTLGTLLVGMAREREAPVAIDIRRGPQQLFHCALPGSSADNDAWIDRKRRVVERYGVSSFLVGARFRAKGTTFEASSRLDPDRFAAHGGAFPVAVDGVGVIGSVTVSGLPQAEDHAMVVEALERLLGSSGAADAG; translated from the coding sequence GTGAACGACCGGGAGGTGAGCGAACTGGAGGCCCAGGAAGCACGGCTGGTCCTCCCCCGGTTCACGTACGAGGACGCCTGGACGCTCGGCACCCTGCTCGTCGGCATGGCGCGCGAGCGGGAGGCCCCGGTGGCGATCGACATCCGGCGCGGGCCGCAGCAGCTCTTCCACTGCGCGCTGCCGGGGTCGAGCGCGGACAACGACGCCTGGATCGACCGCAAGCGACGGGTCGTCGAGCGGTACGGCGTGAGCTCGTTCCTGGTCGGCGCCCGGTTCCGCGCCAAGGGGACGACCTTCGAGGCGTCCTCGCGCCTCGACCCCGACCGGTTCGCTGCGCACGGCGGCGCGTTCCCGGTCGCGGTCGACGGCGTGGGCGTGATCGGCTCGGTCACGGTCTCGGGGCTGCCGCAGGCCGAGGACCACGCCATGGTCGTCGAGGCGCTGGAGCGCCTGCTCGGTTCGTCCGGCGCCGCCGACGCCGGCTGA
- a CDS encoding Gfo/Idh/MocA family protein codes for MTGTGVTGPGPTGTSPRTPLRVGLVGYGLAGSVFHAPLIAASEDLVLAAVTTGNPERAAEARAAHPGVRIVATPEELWEDGAADELDLIVVASPNKTHVAIATAALEAGLPVVVDKPLAGTAAEARALAALAEERGLLLSVFQNRRWDNDFRTLRRLLDENELGEVQRFESRFERWRPLPKGGWRESGAPTEIGGLLYDLGSHVVDQALVLFGPVVSVYAESDVRRPGAEADDDTFLALTHANGVRSHLYVSATTAQLGPRFRVLGQRAGFVKYGLDPQEADLREGLRPVPGAVWGVEPKELSGRLGAGESPLTGGGTPVESLPGDYPAYYAAVAAALRGTGENPVTAHEAAAALDVLEAARKSAREGITVAL; via the coding sequence ATGACCGGCACGGGCGTCACCGGCCCCGGCCCGACGGGCACCTCCCCCCGCACCCCCCTCCGCGTCGGACTCGTCGGCTACGGCCTCGCGGGCTCCGTCTTCCACGCCCCGCTGATCGCCGCCTCCGAGGACCTCGTCCTCGCCGCGGTCACCACCGGCAACCCCGAGCGGGCCGCCGAGGCCCGCGCCGCCCACCCCGGCGTCCGGATCGTCGCCACCCCCGAGGAGCTGTGGGAGGACGGGGCGGCGGACGAGCTCGACCTGATCGTCGTCGCCTCCCCCAACAAGACGCACGTCGCGATCGCCACGGCCGCCCTGGAGGCCGGCCTCCCGGTCGTCGTCGACAAGCCGCTGGCCGGCACCGCCGCCGAGGCCCGCGCTCTCGCCGCCCTCGCGGAGGAGCGGGGCCTGCTGCTCTCCGTCTTCCAGAACCGCCGCTGGGACAACGACTTCCGCACCCTCCGCCGACTCCTCGACGAGAACGAGCTCGGCGAGGTCCAGCGCTTCGAGTCCCGCTTCGAGCGCTGGCGTCCGCTGCCCAAGGGCGGCTGGCGCGAGTCCGGCGCGCCCACGGAGATCGGCGGGCTGCTCTACGACCTCGGCAGTCACGTCGTCGACCAGGCACTCGTCCTCTTCGGCCCGGTGGTCTCGGTGTACGCCGAGTCGGACGTGCGCCGGCCGGGCGCCGAGGCCGACGACGACACCTTCCTCGCGCTCACCCACGCGAACGGCGTCCGCTCGCACCTGTACGTCAGCGCCACCACCGCCCAGTTGGGCCCCCGCTTCCGGGTGCTCGGGCAGCGCGCGGGCTTCGTGAAGTACGGCCTCGACCCGCAGGAGGCCGACCTGCGCGAGGGGCTGCGGCCCGTGCCGGGCGCGGTGTGGGGCGTGGAACCGAAGGAGCTGTCGGGCCGGCTCGGCGCCGGCGAGTCGCCGCTGACCGGCGGCGGAACCCCGGTCGAATCACTGCCGGGCGACTACCCGGCGTACTACGCGGCCGTCGCCGCCGCCCTGCGCGGCACCGGCGAGAACCCGGTGACGGCGCACGAGGCCGCGGCCGCGCTCGACGTCCTGGAGGCGGCGAGGAAGTCCGCCCGCGAGGGAATCACGGTGGCGCTGTGA
- a CDS encoding ROK family transcriptional regulator, protein MKTDLGGVNVPALRSHNAALVLDLLRTAGETGISRLELAERTGLTPQAVSKITARLRTEGLATEAGHRASTGGKPRTVLRLVPTAGYAVGVHLDRDELTTLLTDLAGTAVALRRRALDLGAGAGPVMDTVAEEVRDLVAEAPGAVLGAGLAMPGPLDHRAGVPGRVTGFPEWDGHPVRAELTRRLGLPVVLDKDTNAAALGLAVRPTAPGSFAYVHLGTGLGAGLVLGGAPLRGDRTGAGELGHQTVQLDGPPCECGGRGCLEVLCLAAVARGDLAEAARILGAGAANLVRLLDIDQVLLGGRVVLAAPEVFATGVREVLAGLGLTAPVGVAGERDAVAEGAAWLILAPIFGK, encoded by the coding sequence GTGAAGACGGACCTGGGTGGAGTGAACGTGCCGGCGCTGCGCAGCCACAACGCGGCGCTCGTGCTCGATCTGCTGCGCACGGCGGGCGAGACCGGCATCAGCCGTCTGGAGCTCGCCGAGCGGACCGGGCTCACCCCGCAGGCCGTCAGCAAGATCACCGCACGGCTCCGGACCGAGGGCCTCGCGACGGAGGCCGGCCACCGCGCCTCCACCGGCGGCAAGCCGCGCACGGTCCTGCGGCTCGTCCCCACCGCCGGGTACGCGGTCGGCGTCCACCTCGACCGCGACGAGCTGACCACCCTCCTCACCGACCTCGCGGGCACCGCCGTCGCCCTGCGCCGGCGCGCCCTGGACCTGGGGGCGGGGGCGGGGCCGGTCATGGACACGGTCGCGGAGGAGGTCCGGGACCTCGTGGCCGAGGCGCCCGGCGCGGTCCTCGGCGCCGGGCTCGCGATGCCCGGACCGCTCGACCACCGCGCGGGCGTGCCGGGCCGGGTGACGGGCTTCCCCGAGTGGGACGGCCATCCCGTCCGGGCGGAGCTGACCCGGCGCCTCGGACTGCCCGTCGTCCTCGACAAGGACACCAACGCCGCCGCCCTCGGCCTCGCCGTCCGCCCCACCGCCCCCGGTTCCTTCGCGTACGTCCACCTCGGTACGGGTCTGGGCGCGGGGCTGGTCCTCGGCGGGGCGCCGCTCCGGGGCGACAGGACGGGCGCGGGCGAACTCGGCCACCAGACCGTCCAGCTCGACGGGCCCCCGTGCGAGTGCGGCGGGCGCGGCTGCCTGGAGGTCCTGTGTCTGGCGGCGGTCGCTCGCGGCGACCTGGCCGAGGCGGCGCGCATCCTCGGCGCGGGCGCGGCCAACCTCGTGCGCCTCCTGGACATCGACCAGGTCCTGCTCGGCGGCCGGGTGGTGCTCGCCGCGCCGGAGGTGTTCGCGACAGGGGTACGGGAGGTCCTGGCCGGGCTCGGTCTGACGGCCCCGGTGGGGGTGGCGGGGGAGCGGGACGCGGTGGCGGAAGGGGCCGCGTGGCTGATCCTCGCCCCGATCTTCGGGAAGTAG
- a CDS encoding GntR family transcriptional regulator, whose translation MNYQNAPGTPGAPVNSGIPEHGRVPKYYAVKAKLALMVDELGEGGLLPTERDLAVRYEVSRETVRQALRELLLEGRLRRQGRGTVVAGPKLEQPLSLASYTEGVRRQGLRPGRSLISLDRFPCPEALAPEVGTERGEPVWHMERVLLADDERVGLESTYVSEARAPHLDTEFDPDSSFYSYLHDRLGISFGDADERIETVLATPREALLIGTPPALPMLLLHRVSRDTAGRPLERVRTLYRGDRFSFTAHLGQRG comes from the coding sequence GTGAACTACCAGAACGCCCCCGGCACCCCCGGCGCCCCCGTCAACTCCGGCATCCCGGAGCACGGCCGCGTGCCCAAGTACTACGCCGTCAAGGCGAAACTCGCCCTGATGGTCGACGAGTTGGGAGAGGGTGGGCTGCTGCCCACCGAGCGCGACCTCGCCGTCCGGTACGAGGTGTCCCGCGAGACGGTCCGGCAGGCGCTGCGCGAACTCCTCCTGGAGGGGCGGCTGCGCCGGCAGGGCCGGGGCACGGTCGTCGCGGGCCCCAAGCTGGAACAGCCGCTCTCGCTCGCGAGCTACACGGAGGGCGTCCGCCGGCAGGGCCTCCGCCCCGGCCGCAGCCTCATCTCGCTCGACCGGTTCCCCTGCCCGGAGGCGCTCGCCCCCGAGGTCGGCACCGAACGCGGCGAGCCCGTCTGGCACATGGAACGCGTGCTGCTCGCCGACGACGAGCGGGTCGGCCTGGAGAGCACGTACGTGTCCGAGGCCCGCGCCCCGCACCTGGACACCGAGTTCGACCCGGACTCCTCCTTCTACTCCTACCTCCACGACCGCCTCGGCATCTCCTTCGGCGACGCCGACGAGCGCATCGAGACGGTGCTCGCGACCCCCCGCGAGGCCCTCCTCATCGGCACCCCGCCGGCGCTGCCGATGCTGCTGCTCCACCGCGTGTCCCGGGACACCGCCGGGCGGCCCCTGGAGCGGGTCCGCACCCTCTACCGCGGCGACCGCTTCAGCTTCACCGCCCACCTGGGGCAGCGGGGCTGA
- a CDS encoding TIGR03364 family FAD-dependent oxidoreductase: MKVIVVGAGVVGTMHAWHAVERGHEVVHIEREAEARGASLRNFGQIWVSGRAGGEELDTALRARELWEGIGARVPGLGFRAIGSLTPVRNELELAVAEAAVARPDAAARGYKLLTAAEALAVNPALRGAFEKGGAEAALWCERDAAVEPRLAQLALREALLATGKYTFLPNREVRDVAGENSVRDDRGDIHSGDAVVLCTGAALSGLVREVAGEIPVRRVRLQMMQTEPLGEPLTTSVADADSFRYYPAYASDALDALQAGQPQDPTAAAHKMQLLMVQRLDGGLTIGDTHEYEHPFAFDTLEDPYEHLTRVVESFLGRPLPKIKRRWAGVYAQCVDTSRVVHRQRVRDGVWLVTGPGGRGMTCSPAIAETTANELGW; encoded by the coding sequence ATGAAGGTGATCGTCGTAGGAGCCGGCGTGGTGGGAACCATGCACGCCTGGCACGCAGTGGAACGCGGCCATGAGGTCGTACACATCGAGCGCGAGGCCGAGGCGCGCGGAGCATCCCTCCGCAACTTCGGCCAGATCTGGGTGAGCGGACGGGCAGGTGGAGAGGAGCTCGACACCGCCCTGCGCGCCCGGGAACTCTGGGAGGGCATCGGAGCCCGGGTCCCCGGCCTCGGCTTCCGGGCCATCGGCTCCCTCACCCCCGTACGGAACGAGCTGGAACTCGCCGTCGCCGAGGCCGCCGTGGCCCGACCCGACGCCGCCGCCCGCGGCTACAAGCTGCTGACTGCCGCCGAGGCCCTCGCGGTCAACCCCGCCCTGCGCGGCGCGTTCGAAAAGGGAGGGGCCGAGGCGGCCCTCTGGTGCGAGCGGGACGCGGCCGTCGAGCCCCGCCTCGCGCAACTCGCCCTCCGCGAAGCCCTCCTGGCCACCGGGAAGTACACCTTCCTGCCGAACCGCGAGGTCAGGGACGTCGCAGGAGAGAACTCGGTCCGCGACGACCGCGGCGACATCCACAGCGGCGACGCCGTCGTCCTGTGCACCGGCGCCGCGCTCTCCGGCCTCGTCCGCGAGGTCGCCGGCGAGATACCCGTCCGCCGCGTCCGCCTCCAGATGATGCAGACCGAGCCCCTCGGCGAGCCGCTCACCACCTCCGTCGCCGACGCCGACTCCTTCCGCTACTACCCGGCCTACGCCTCCGACGCCCTGGACGCCCTCCAGGCCGGTCAGCCGCAGGACCCGACCGCCGCGGCCCACAAGATGCAGCTGCTGATGGTGCAGCGCCTCGACGGCGGGCTGACCATCGGCGACACCCACGAGTACGAGCACCCCTTCGCCTTCGACACCCTCGAAGACCCCTACGAGCACCTCACCCGCGTCGTCGAGTCCTTCCTCGGCCGCCCGCTGCCGAAGATCAAGCGCCGCTGGGCCGGGGTGTACGCGCAGTGCGTCGACACCAGCCGGGTCGTCCACCGCCAGCGGGTCCGCGACGGCGTGTGGCTGGTGACCGGGCCCGGCGGCCGCGGCATGACCTGCTCGCCCGCCATCGCCGAGACCACCGCGAACGAACTGGGCTGGTGA
- a CDS encoding phosphonatase-like hydrolase, protein MNTVTENPKHHLVVLDMAGTTVADGGLVEQAFTAAAERLGEDPATMIDYVRATMGESKISVFRHLFGGDETRAQQANLAFEAAYGELVSGGRIAPIPGAAEAIAELKAQGRTVVLTTGFARVTQDAILDALGWRDLVELTLCPADAGGRGRPYPDMVLAALLRTGAVDDVRQLVVAGDTSYDMLSGVRSGAGIVAGVLTGAHDEAALKEHGATHVLASIAELPALIGESDA, encoded by the coding sequence GTGAACACCGTGACAGAGAACCCCAAGCACCACCTCGTCGTCCTGGACATGGCCGGCACCACCGTCGCCGACGGCGGCCTCGTCGAGCAGGCCTTCACCGCCGCCGCCGAGCGCCTCGGCGAAGACCCGGCCACGATGATCGACTACGTCCGCGCCACCATGGGCGAGTCCAAGATCTCCGTCTTCCGCCACCTCTTCGGCGGCGACGAGACCCGCGCCCAGCAGGCCAACCTCGCCTTCGAGGCGGCGTACGGAGAGCTGGTCTCCGGCGGCCGGATCGCCCCGATCCCCGGCGCGGCCGAGGCGATCGCCGAGCTGAAGGCCCAGGGCCGGACGGTGGTCCTCACCACCGGATTCGCCAGGGTCACCCAGGACGCCATCCTCGACGCGCTCGGCTGGCGGGACCTGGTCGAGCTGACCCTCTGCCCGGCGGACGCCGGCGGCCGGGGGCGCCCGTACCCGGACATGGTCCTCGCGGCCCTCCTCCGTACGGGAGCCGTGGACGACGTGCGACAGCTCGTGGTCGCGGGCGACACCTCGTACGACATGCTCAGCGGGGTCCGCTCGGGCGCCGGGATCGTCGCGGGCGTCCTGACGGGCGCGCACGACGAGGCGGCGCTCAAGGAGCACGGCGCGACACACGTCCTCGCCTCGATCGCCGAACTCCCCGCGCTGATCGGGGAGTCGGACGCATGA
- a CDS encoding ABC transporter ATP-binding protein, with product MTSGIRFDAVSVAYGGTTVLDRLDLTVEPGEVMALLGPSGSGKTTALRAVAGFVRPASGRVLIGDRDVTGLPPYKRGIGMVVQQYALFPHLRVEANVAFGLKARKAPKSEIPGRVAEALEMTGMAAYAHRYPRELSGGQQQRVAIARALAIRPKVLLLDEPLSALDAQLRSGMLAELARLHRELPDVSILYVTHDQVEALTLADRIAVMDKARLQDCGTPQDLYRRPRTEFTASFVGNANLLPVTVGTDGVVLDGTELKVAVSGAARGSGATLCVRPHLVGLGDGPNALRGRIAEVQWRGSTHRLYVEVGGHRVKADVRELRETPLLGAEVTLHFAPEDAVLLGAGVSDG from the coding sequence ATGACCAGCGGCATCCGCTTCGACGCCGTGTCCGTCGCGTACGGCGGCACCACCGTCCTCGACCGGCTCGACCTCACCGTCGAGCCCGGCGAGGTCATGGCCCTCCTCGGGCCCTCCGGCTCCGGCAAGACCACCGCGCTGCGGGCCGTCGCCGGGTTCGTGCGGCCGGCCTCCGGGCGGGTGCTCATCGGCGACCGTGACGTCACCGGCCTCCCGCCGTACAAGCGGGGGATCGGGATGGTCGTCCAGCAGTACGCCCTCTTCCCGCACCTGCGGGTCGAGGCCAACGTCGCCTTCGGCCTCAAGGCCCGGAAGGCGCCGAAGAGCGAGATCCCCGGCCGGGTCGCCGAGGCCCTGGAGATGACCGGCATGGCGGCCTACGCCCACCGGTACCCCCGGGAGCTCTCCGGCGGCCAGCAGCAGCGCGTCGCCATCGCCCGCGCGCTCGCGATCCGGCCCAAGGTCCTCCTCCTCGACGAGCCGCTCTCCGCGCTCGACGCCCAGCTACGCTCCGGGATGCTGGCCGAACTGGCCCGCCTCCACCGCGAATTGCCGGACGTGTCGATCCTGTACGTCACCCACGACCAGGTCGAGGCACTGACCCTCGCGGACCGGATCGCCGTCATGGACAAGGCCCGGCTCCAGGACTGCGGCACCCCGCAGGACCTGTACCGCAGGCCCCGCACGGAGTTCACGGCCTCGTTCGTCGGCAACGCGAACCTGCTGCCGGTGACGGTCGGCACGGACGGCGTCGTCCTCGACGGGACCGAGCTGAAGGTCGCGGTCTCCGGGGCGGCCCGGGGGTCGGGCGCCACCCTCTGCGTCCGGCCGCACCTGGTCGGCCTCGGCGACGGCCCGAACGCGCTGCGGGGCCGTATCGCCGAGGTCCAGTGGCGGGGCTCCACTCACCGGCTGTACGTGGAGGTGGGCGGGCACCGGGTGAAGGCGGACGTACGGGAGCTGCGGGAGACGCCGCTTCTCGGGGCCGAGGTCACGCTTCACTTCGCGCCCGAGGACGCGGTGCTGCTCGGGGCGGGGGTGTCCGATGGGTAG
- a CDS encoding 2-aminoethylphosphonate ABC transporter permease subunit, with amino-acid sequence MPTTVAIPRWVWALPPLAVLAVVFLYPLALVVQESLAPGAYGDVFASASFRDALVTTVWLAVAATVGCLVLGFVLAVVIAFVPFPGGKAVSKFIDVFLSFPSFLITLALLFLYGTVGMANGVWTDVTGDPSGPFRFLTTPWGVLLAEITYFTPFVMRPLLAAFSQMETAQLEVASSLGARPLRIVRQVILPEALPALAAGGSLVLVMCLNEFGIVLFTGAKGVTTLPMLVYSKAILESDYAAACVVAVVNVALSVGLYVLYRGVSRRAGA; translated from the coding sequence ATGCCCACAACGGTGGCGATCCCTCGTTGGGTCTGGGCGCTTCCGCCCCTCGCCGTGCTCGCCGTCGTCTTCCTCTATCCGCTCGCGCTCGTCGTCCAGGAGTCCCTGGCCCCCGGCGCCTACGGTGACGTCTTCGCCTCCGCGTCCTTCCGGGACGCCCTCGTCACCACCGTGTGGCTCGCCGTCGCCGCCACCGTCGGATGTCTGGTCCTCGGCTTCGTGCTCGCGGTCGTGATCGCGTTCGTGCCGTTCCCCGGCGGGAAGGCGGTGTCGAAGTTCATCGACGTCTTCCTCTCCTTCCCGTCCTTCCTGATCACCCTCGCCCTGCTGTTCCTCTACGGCACGGTCGGCATGGCCAACGGCGTCTGGACGGACGTCACCGGGGACCCCTCCGGCCCCTTCCGGTTCCTCACCACCCCGTGGGGCGTCCTCCTCGCCGAGATCACGTACTTCACCCCGTTCGTGATGCGGCCGCTGCTCGCCGCCTTCTCGCAGATGGAGACGGCCCAGCTGGAGGTGGCCTCCTCGCTCGGCGCCCGGCCGCTGCGGATCGTCCGGCAGGTGATCCTGCCCGAGGCGCTGCCCGCGCTGGCCGCCGGCGGAAGCCTCGTCCTCGTCATGTGCCTCAACGAGTTCGGGATCGTCCTCTTCACCGGCGCCAAGGGCGTCACGACCCTCCCGATGCTCGTCTACAGCAAGGCGATCCTCGAATCCGACTACGCCGCCGCCTGCGTCGTCGCCGTCGTCAACGTCGCGCTCTCCGTGGGCCTCTACGTCCTCTACCGGGGGGTGAGCCGCCGTGCTGGTGCATAG
- a CDS encoding ABC transporter permease, whose product MLVHSRTGRWTAWVTFAVLFVPLFALPLLVIVAASFATNWSGAFPSGPTTEHYAAAVRGESLQALTTSLVTAVTASLIALTVGTWAALAGAALGKKGKRILDALFMLPVAVPSVVVGLAVLVAFSQPPVLLNGTRWIVILAHTVLVTAFAHQSVSAAIQRLDPMYEQAAASLGARPAYVLLRVRLPLLLPSLNAAAGLCFALSMGELSATMMLYPPDWLPLPVLIFTATDRGSLFTGSALAVVLMATTLLALLAVSRIRTKASYR is encoded by the coding sequence GTGCTGGTGCATAGCCGTACGGGCAGGTGGACGGCCTGGGTCACGTTCGCCGTCCTCTTCGTCCCGCTCTTCGCCCTCCCCCTCCTCGTCATCGTCGCCGCCTCGTTCGCCACGAACTGGTCCGGCGCCTTCCCCTCCGGGCCGACCACCGAGCACTACGCGGCGGCCGTCCGCGGCGAGTCCCTCCAGGCCCTCACCACCAGCCTGGTCACCGCCGTCACCGCGAGCCTGATCGCCCTGACCGTCGGCACCTGGGCCGCGCTCGCCGGGGCCGCCCTCGGCAAGAAGGGCAAGAGGATCCTCGACGCCCTGTTCATGCTGCCGGTCGCCGTGCCGTCCGTGGTCGTCGGCCTCGCCGTCCTCGTCGCGTTCTCGCAGCCGCCGGTACTCCTCAACGGCACCCGCTGGATCGTGATCCTCGCGCACACCGTGCTCGTCACGGCGTTCGCCCACCAGTCGGTCTCGGCCGCGATCCAGCGGCTCGACCCGATGTACGAGCAGGCGGCGGCCAGCCTCGGCGCCCGCCCCGCGTACGTGCTCCTACGAGTGAGGCTGCCGCTCCTGCTGCCGTCCCTGAACGCGGCCGCCGGGCTCTGCTTCGCCCTGTCCATGGGTGAGCTGAGCGCCACGATGATGCTCTACCCGCCGGACTGGCTGCCGCTTCCGGTGCTCATCTTCACGGCCACCGACCGCGGCTCCCTCTTCACCGGCTCGGCGCTCGCCGTCGTCCTCATGGCCACGACGCTGCTCGCCCTGCTCGCCGTCTCCCGCATCCGTACCAAGGCTTCCTACCGCTAG